Proteins encoded together in one Lentimicrobiaceae bacterium window:
- a CDS encoding inorganic phosphate transporter has protein sequence EHQIVELCTNDVQKSVQDVIYIYQQTLEGLLKEDRKSLMKVYRKAKNLHENYRIKRSYEVVPTIETIQINELDIEQEYVQIIDYTYEITKALKIITESSLEHISNNHVGFSESQVQDLKLIAQQMTEIYGKFIGMVEKRDYSDFGELQKQRDSIIELCGKLTKKQIRRVKSSESGTRNTILFLNILNETKYISLQSSNLMKSQRNMIEISRKDDII, from the coding sequence CGAACACCAAATAGTTGAACTTTGTACTAACGATGTTCAGAAGTCTGTACAAGATGTTATTTACATCTACCAACAAACCTTAGAAGGCTTATTAAAAGAAGACAGGAAGAGTTTGATGAAAGTCTATAGAAAAGCTAAAAATCTGCACGAGAACTATCGTATCAAGCGCTCATATGAAGTTGTTCCTACTATAGAGACAATTCAAATTAACGAGTTGGATATAGAGCAAGAATATGTTCAAATTATAGACTATACTTACGAAATTACCAAAGCTTTAAAAATTATAACCGAATCGAGTTTGGAGCATATTTCCAATAATCACGTAGGTTTTAGCGAAAGTCAGGTTCAAGACCTTAAACTTATTGCACAACAGATGACCGAAATTTACGGCAAGTTTATAGGAATGGTTGAAAAACGCGATTATTCGGACTTTGGAGAACTTCAAAAACAAAGAGACAGTATAATAGAACTTTGCGGTAAACTAACCAAAAAACAAATTAGAAGGGTTAAGTCTAGTGAATCGGGAACGCGCAATACTATTTTGTTCCTTAATATCCTTAACGAAACTAAATATATTTCGCTACAATCTAGCAACCTGATGAAGTCGCAACGCAATATGATTGAAATTAGCCGTAAAGACGATATTATATAA